One window of the Chryseobacterium sp. CY350 genome contains the following:
- a CDS encoding DUF4290 domain-containing protein, with product MEYNTQRTQLNMPEYGRIIQQLVERCKELSTKEERNDMAMAIIDFMGQRNPQLRDEDNYKHKLWDHLYILAKHDLDIDPVYPFPTKEELEEKPKRMEYPKLQGDFKFYGKSILQLIEKAIELEPGDEKEALIEVIANNMKKSYNVYNKEHVTDDVIFRHLKELSSNRLDLTNIESLEKSKIYYATANRNNLNKNNNNNRNQGNTNNNLNKRRFTNNNNNKNRR from the coding sequence ATGGAATACAATACCCAAAGAACTCAGCTTAATATGCCTGAATATGGCAGAATTATACAACAACTGGTTGAGCGTTGCAAGGAGCTTTCTACGAAAGAAGAGAGAAACGATATGGCAATGGCAATCATTGATTTTATGGGTCAGAGAAACCCACAACTACGCGACGAAGACAATTATAAACATAAACTTTGGGATCATTTATATATTTTGGCTAAACATGATCTGGATATCGATCCCGTTTATCCTTTCCCTACCAAAGAAGAACTTGAGGAAAAACCAAAAAGAATGGAATACCCTAAACTTCAGGGTGATTTTAAATTTTATGGAAAAAGTATCCTTCAATTGATAGAGAAAGCAATCGAGCTGGAACCAGGCGACGAAAAAGAAGCCTTGATCGAAGTGATTGCCAATAACATGAAGAAATCTTACAATGTTTATAATAAAGAACATGTAACCGATGATGTGATCTTCCGTCATCTGAAAGAACTATCATCAAACAGACTTGATTTAACGAATATTGAATCTCTTGAAAAAAGCAAAATCTATTACGCTACAGCCAACCGTAATAATCTTAACAAGAACAACAACAATAACAGGAATCAGGGAAATACTAACAACAATCTAAACAAAAGAAGATTTACAAATAACAACAATAATAAGAATAGAAGATAA
- the murA gene encoding UDP-N-acetylglucosamine 1-carboxyvinyltransferase, with amino-acid sequence MSGTFQIRGGKRLQGEITPQGAKNEALQILCAVLLTDEEVRIKNIPDIHDVNRLIEILGDFGVKITKNAHGDFTFKADHVNFDYIKSNEFKKDGAKLRGSIMLMGPMLARYGEAYMPTPGGDKIGRRRLDTHFQGLVELGAEFHYDENEFFYSLKAKELNGKFILLEEASVTGTANIVMAAALAKGKTRIYNAACEPYLQQLCKMLNRMGAQISGIGSNLLTIEGVSELNGTEHTMLPDMVEIGSWIGLAAMTKSEITIKNVNWNQLGVIPNTFRKLGIELEQSGDDIYIPSQEHYKIQKFIDGSILTISDAPWPGFTPDLLSIILVVATQAKGSILVHQKMFESRLFFVDKLIDMGAQIILCDPHRATVIGLNQESPLRGTTMVSPDIRAGNALLIAALSAEGKSIIHNIEQIDRGYENIDGRLKAIGADIERI; translated from the coding sequence ATGAGTGGGACATTTCAAATAAGAGGAGGAAAGAGACTGCAAGGTGAAATCACTCCACAAGGAGCAAAAAATGAAGCTCTTCAAATCTTATGCGCGGTTTTATTAACGGATGAAGAGGTAAGAATAAAGAATATTCCGGATATTCATGATGTCAACAGATTGATTGAGATTTTAGGCGATTTTGGTGTAAAAATAACCAAAAATGCACATGGCGACTTTACCTTTAAGGCAGATCATGTCAATTTCGATTATATTAAATCAAACGAATTTAAAAAAGACGGAGCAAAACTTAGAGGATCGATCATGCTGATGGGACCAATGCTGGCTCGTTACGGCGAAGCTTACATGCCAACTCCGGGAGGTGATAAAATTGGCAGAAGAAGACTTGACACTCACTTCCAGGGTTTGGTAGAACTGGGTGCAGAATTTCACTATGACGAAAATGAATTTTTCTATTCACTAAAAGCGAAAGAGCTTAACGGAAAATTTATCCTTCTTGAAGAAGCTTCCGTTACAGGTACTGCAAACATCGTGATGGCAGCAGCTTTAGCAAAAGGAAAAACAAGAATATACAACGCAGCCTGTGAACCTTATCTTCAGCAACTATGTAAAATGCTGAACAGAATGGGTGCTCAGATTTCAGGAATCGGTTCAAACTTACTGACTATTGAAGGGGTTTCGGAACTGAACGGCACAGAACACACAATGCTTCCCGATATGGTAGAAATTGGTTCATGGATTGGTCTTGCAGCCATGACAAAATCTGAAATTACCATTAAAAATGTAAACTGGAATCAACTTGGTGTTATTCCAAATACATTTAGAAAACTGGGAATTGAGCTTGAACAAAGCGGAGATGATATTTACATTCCTTCTCAGGAACATTATAAAATTCAGAAATTTATTGACGGATCTATTCTTACGATTTCCGATGCGCCTTGGCCGGGATTTACTCCGGATCTACTTTCTATCATTCTGGTAGTGGCAACACAGGCAAAAGGAAGTATTCTGGTACATCAGAAAATGTTTGAATCGAGATTATTCTTTGTTGATAAATTAATAGATATGGGTGCACAAATTATTTTGTGCGATCCTCACAGAGCAACCGTTATTGGTTTGAATCAGGAATCACCTCTTCGTGGAACAACAATGGTTTCTCCGGACATCAGAGCAGGGAATGCACTTTTGATTGCGGCATTATCTGCAGAAGGAAAATCTATCATTCACAACATTGAACAGATCGACCGTGGTTACGAAAATATTGATGGAAGATTGAAGGCGATAGGTGCCGATATTGAAAGAATTTAA
- a CDS encoding DUF2207 domain-containing protein — translation MKKLIQIFAVLFCFLTFAQDDYVLSPSSAVATDVIEPEADQERIISFNSNISIAENADVTVTEIIKVFANGGAIKRGIFRALPTVRNINGGKIDIDYKIIAVEREGAKEPHHSKKENGVFTIYIGDKDYQLSSGIYTYKIVYKTQDQIGKFKGYDEFYWNVNGTDWDFPVENIQATIHLPKNADILQNSCYTGLHGSKDKNCTSNKISSTEIVFKANDLKENENLTVAVGFKNGVLKEPSSFFKWMRRNLESLPLFLVGIYLLFFYYRNWKKHGVDPEKPVVIPQFNAPGNLSPASLGYIDNGVFDANLVTASLVDLSIKGLVDIDEVKDSKETFLSRIFILKKLKIGSHDLQSDQKLLLKQIFGEQDTISVDGKYNSNLKDAIEDFEEEIVTENKIYVQNNSNIKLVYKALKIIVVSFFLALIIHSFFYRSFEVLGMTAVMSVFAGLFAAILVVIWEDRNKVVFYVVLFFACAVIIPFFVMAFSESSELSSFQSNCYKFLIFSIASLFVFRYFIKSPSREKLKMESEIAGFKMYLSAAEENQLKFHNPPEMTTDVYEKFLPYAIVFGVEGIWGKRFRNKLQDSIDSQPLEIKNQFDYSFADSFTSTLKGSTVSPVSSFSSSSSSSSSSSGSSSYSGGSDSSGSSGGGSSGGGGGGGGGGGW, via the coding sequence ATGAAAAAGTTGATTCAAATATTTGCGGTACTATTCTGCTTTCTCACATTTGCACAAGACGACTATGTTTTATCGCCTTCCAGCGCTGTTGCAACAGATGTAATTGAACCTGAAGCTGATCAAGAAAGAATTATTTCATTTAATTCAAATATTTCTATTGCAGAAAATGCAGATGTCACCGTTACAGAAATAATTAAAGTATTTGCAAACGGAGGTGCAATTAAAAGAGGTATTTTCCGCGCATTGCCAACTGTAAGAAATATTAACGGTGGGAAGATTGATATTGATTACAAAATTATTGCTGTAGAAAGAGAAGGAGCGAAAGAGCCGCACCACAGCAAAAAAGAAAATGGAGTATTCACGATCTACATTGGTGATAAGGATTATCAACTAAGTTCCGGCATTTATACTTATAAAATTGTTTACAAAACGCAAGATCAAATAGGTAAATTTAAAGGGTACGATGAATTTTACTGGAATGTCAATGGTACAGACTGGGATTTTCCTGTAGAAAATATTCAGGCAACGATTCACCTTCCCAAAAATGCAGATATTCTTCAAAACTCATGTTATACCGGGCTTCATGGAAGTAAAGATAAAAACTGCACGAGTAACAAAATATCTTCCACGGAAATTGTTTTTAAAGCTAACGATTTAAAAGAAAATGAAAATCTTACAGTTGCTGTGGGATTTAAAAATGGAGTTTTAAAAGAACCTTCTTCTTTTTTTAAATGGATGAGGAGAAATTTAGAAAGTCTGCCATTATTTTTGGTTGGAATTTATCTGCTGTTTTTTTACTACAGAAACTGGAAAAAACACGGAGTAGATCCCGAAAAACCAGTGGTAATTCCCCAGTTTAATGCTCCTGGAAACTTGTCTCCCGCATCTCTGGGTTATATTGATAATGGTGTATTTGATGCCAACCTGGTTACCGCGAGTCTTGTAGATTTATCAATAAAAGGCTTGGTGGATATTGATGAGGTAAAAGATAGTAAGGAAACTTTTCTGTCGCGAATATTTATTTTGAAAAAATTAAAAATAGGCTCTCACGATTTACAAAGTGATCAGAAATTACTTTTAAAACAGATTTTTGGAGAGCAAGATACGATATCTGTCGACGGTAAATACAATTCAAATCTTAAGGACGCTATTGAAGATTTTGAAGAAGAGATCGTTACGGAGAATAAAATTTACGTCCAAAACAACTCAAATATAAAGTTGGTGTACAAAGCTCTTAAAATTATTGTCGTGAGTTTTTTCCTTGCGCTGATTATTCATTCGTTCTTTTACCGGAGTTTTGAGGTTTTAGGAATGACGGCTGTAATGAGTGTGTTTGCAGGATTATTTGCAGCAATATTAGTGGTTATATGGGAAGACAGAAATAAAGTTGTATTTTATGTTGTTCTGTTTTTTGCCTGTGCTGTTATCATTCCTTTTTTCGTGATGGCATTTTCAGAGTCTTCCGAACTATCATCATTTCAGTCAAATTGTTATAAATTCCTTATATTTTCAATTGCTTCACTGTTTGTCTTCAGATATTTTATAAAAAGTCCGAGTAGAGAAAAATTAAAAATGGAATCTGAAATTGCAGGCTTTAAGATGTACTTGAGTGCAGCCGAAGAAAATCAGTTGAAATTTCATAATCCTCCGGAAATGACGACCGATGTTTATGAAAAATTTCTTCCCTATGCAATCGTTTTTGGAGTAGAAGGAATTTGGGGCAAAAGATTTAGAAATAAATTACAGGATAGCATAGATTCTCAACCATTAGAAATCAAAAATCAGTTCGATTATAGCTTTGCCGATTCGTTCACAAGCACTTTGAAAGGATCTACGGTGTCTCCTGTAAGCAGTTTTTCTTCATCTTCATCCTCATCCTCAAGTTCTTCAGGCAGTTCTTCGTATTCAGGCGGCTCCGACTCAAGTGGTTCTTCCGGCGGAGGTTCTTCCGGCGGCGGCGGAGGTGGCGGTGGCGGTGGCGGCTGGTAA
- a CDS encoding DUF2207 domain-containing protein, producing the protein MKNIFAFLFIIVFSFNYAQEAEGAQTVSLESGTSYEGSERIISFYADINVDKNSGLSITEKIKVHSLGDKIKRGIFRSLPLTRNLNNTRQKVQYDIISVKKNGVDEDYHEEFEDGTVKIYVGNKDVILEPGDYDYEIKYTTEKQIGFFPKYDELYWNVNGNDWDFPVDSISARINLPEGAQILQNSCYKGSYGSNSQDCTANILSKYSIEWSAENLSSGEGLTVAVGFKKGVMVPPPPPTFLEKFGILIAGVLIFLGLLFYYYSTWRKYGVDPEKPVVYPQFNSPDDLSPASLGYIQNESFKNKFLTAAIVNLAVKGYVQIIEGADSGILGLFKSKIYTVKKLIEPDQTLPKEEIGLMNSLFTIGKDIVTFNGEYDPKVHNAVSTFQSSMRFQHDSFLKEGNNSKKLISPILIILSVYFLGLFLSFRIFPEFEKVFLGIFILAMLTVFFIVAVVLFKFFPGLFKVFLAFPVIAFVLLAILIHNESDFTIDNNFNVCYIFIILSSMFLVIYQFLIKRPSEEKLRKKSLIEGFKMYMGAAENEQIKFHNPPEMTPQSFEKLLPFAMVLGVDEIWGKKFDDLLQKMSAEYQSSWYVGSSMNHFAMSNVLNSSLTNSIQSSSTQPSSSGSSSGSGSGGGGFSGGGGGGGGGGGW; encoded by the coding sequence ATGAAAAATATATTTGCGTTTCTTTTTATTATTGTATTTTCCTTTAATTATGCTCAGGAAGCAGAAGGTGCTCAAACTGTGAGTTTAGAATCTGGTACTTCTTATGAAGGTTCTGAAAGGATCATTTCGTTTTATGCAGATATTAATGTTGATAAAAATTCTGGATTAAGCATTACTGAAAAAATAAAAGTACACAGTCTTGGAGATAAAATTAAAAGAGGGATTTTCCGGTCTCTTCCACTGACAAGAAATCTTAATAATACCAGACAGAAAGTGCAATACGACATTATTTCTGTGAAGAAAAATGGGGTAGATGAAGATTATCATGAAGAATTTGAAGATGGTACTGTTAAAATTTATGTTGGAAATAAAGACGTCATTTTAGAACCGGGCGATTATGACTATGAAATAAAATATACGACAGAAAAGCAAATTGGCTTTTTCCCTAAATATGATGAACTTTACTGGAATGTGAATGGCAATGACTGGGATTTTCCGGTGGACAGTATTTCGGCGAGAATCAATCTCCCTGAAGGTGCGCAAATTCTTCAGAACTCGTGTTACAAAGGATCTTACGGAAGTAATTCTCAGGATTGTACTGCCAATATTTTATCAAAATATTCCATTGAATGGAGTGCAGAAAATCTAAGTTCCGGTGAGGGTTTGACGGTTGCTGTAGGTTTTAAAAAAGGTGTGATGGTTCCTCCGCCACCGCCAACTTTTCTTGAGAAGTTCGGGATTTTAATTGCAGGAGTTCTTATATTTTTAGGTTTACTGTTTTATTATTATTCAACCTGGAGAAAGTATGGTGTAGATCCTGAAAAACCCGTTGTTTATCCACAATTTAATTCACCCGACGATCTTTCGCCGGCTTCATTGGGATATATTCAGAATGAAAGTTTTAAAAATAAATTTCTTACCGCAGCCATAGTCAATTTGGCTGTGAAAGGATATGTTCAGATTATTGAGGGTGCAGATTCTGGAATTTTGGGTTTATTTAAATCAAAAATTTACACTGTCAAAAAACTCATAGAACCAGATCAAACGTTACCGAAAGAGGAAATTGGTTTGATGAACAGTCTTTTTACAATCGGCAAAGACATTGTTACTTTTAATGGAGAATATGATCCTAAAGTTCACAATGCGGTAAGTACTTTCCAGTCATCAATGAGGTTTCAGCACGATTCTTTCTTAAAGGAAGGTAATAATTCTAAGAAACTGATATCTCCCATTCTGATTATTTTGTCTGTATATTTCTTAGGATTATTTTTGAGTTTCAGGATTTTCCCAGAGTTCGAGAAAGTTTTTTTAGGGATTTTTATTCTTGCGATGCTAACGGTATTTTTTATAGTTGCGGTTGTCTTGTTTAAATTCTTTCCGGGTTTATTTAAAGTTTTTCTGGCGTTCCCAGTGATTGCCTTCGTGCTTTTGGCGATACTCATTCATAATGAAAGTGATTTTACGATTGACAATAACTTCAATGTTTGCTACATTTTTATTATTTTGAGCAGTATGTTTTTAGTGATTTATCAGTTTTTGATTAAACGGCCGTCAGAAGAAAAACTTCGGAAAAAATCGCTCATTGAAGGTTTCAAAATGTACATGGGTGCAGCAGAAAACGAACAGATTAAATTTCATAATCCACCCGAAATGACTCCGCAGTCTTTTGAAAAACTACTCCCTTTTGCGATGGTTTTAGGAGTTGATGAGATTTGGGGGAAGAAATTTGATGATTTACTTCAAAAAATGTCTGCCGAATATCAAAGCAGTTGGTATGTCGGCTCATCTATGAATCATTTTGCCATGTCGAATGTTCTAAATTCAAGCTTAACCAATTCTATACAGTCTTCATCAACGCAACCTTCAAGTTCTGGCAGCAGTTCCGGTTCTGGATCAGGTGGGGGTGGTTTTTCCGGCGGCGGCGGTGGCGGCGGCGGCGGTGGCGGCTGGTAA
- a CDS encoding LemA family protein, which translates to MMTIIIVLGVLIIAALYGVSIYNRLVKFRNLVQEAWSSIDVMLKKRHDLIPNLVETVKGYATHERETLENVTKARNLAVGADSVEGKEIAEKNLNQAMVNLFAVAEQYPDLKANTNFQQLQAELSSIENDIEKSRRYYNGTVRENNTLVESFPSNIVANMYKFEKAKFFELENVAEREVPMVKF; encoded by the coding sequence ATGATGACAATTATTATTGTTCTTGGGGTCTTAATCATTGCGGCCTTGTACGGAGTTTCCATTTATAACCGTCTTGTAAAATTCAGAAATCTTGTTCAGGAAGCATGGAGCAGTATTGATGTGATGCTGAAAAAACGTCACGATCTCATTCCGAACTTAGTGGAAACAGTGAAAGGATATGCGACACATGAACGCGAAACTTTAGAAAATGTAACTAAAGCCAGAAATCTTGCAGTAGGAGCAGATTCTGTAGAAGGGAAGGAGATTGCAGAGAAAAATCTGAACCAGGCAATGGTAAATCTTTTTGCGGTTGCAGAGCAATATCCTGATTTGAAAGCAAATACCAATTTCCAGCAGTTGCAGGCAGAACTTAGTTCAATCGAAAACGACATCGAAAAATCTAGAAGATATTACAACGGAACCGTGAGAGAAAATAACACTTTGGTAGAATCTTTTCCTAGTAATATCGTCGCTAATATGTACAAATTTGAAAAAGCCAAATTCTTTGAGCTTGAAAATGTTGCAGAAAGGGAAGTTCCAATGGTGAAATTTTAA
- a CDS encoding cysteine methyltransferase — MMIPDFQTLPKNGRLAKKDLIIEVELNGKMKFDHLLHVIYQQTGICYKVLSVNVEYMNGANFGSFQLHIKANEEESQELEFFLNKHKLMNTTVDYTCRKYS; from the coding sequence ATGATGATTCCAGATTTCCAAACCTTGCCAAAAAATGGTCGCCTTGCTAAAAAAGATTTGATCATCGAAGTCGAACTGAACGGCAAAATGAAGTTTGATCATCTTCTACATGTAATTTATCAGCAAACAGGAATCTGCTATAAGGTTTTGAGCGTCAATGTAGAATATATGAACGGAGCAAATTTCGGATCTTTTCAACTACATATCAAAGCAAACGAAGAAGAATCTCAGGAGCTGGAGTTTTTCCTTAATAAACATAAACTGATGAATACAACTGTAGATTATACCTGCAGAAAGTATTCGTAA
- a CDS encoding YiiX/YebB-like N1pC/P60 family cysteine hydrolase, whose amino-acid sequence MKAILKNNNVAKIVAITCFFILLTACKNSISSNLKNGDLLFVTAKEDGLSGAINNVTQKQKNASFDHIGILQKEGKNTFVLHAAPKNGSQKQNLEEFLKDQANDGQKVIVYRLKPEFRNVIPNAIEKANSMLGKPYNFNYILDENSYYCSDFIERALRKDHIFKLEPMTFIDPKTGETNTFWEEFYSRKKLKVPEGELGCNPNGLAASDKIERIREL is encoded by the coding sequence ATGAAAGCAATTTTAAAAAATAATAATGTTGCTAAAATCGTAGCAATTACCTGTTTTTTTATTCTATTAACGGCTTGCAAAAACTCGATTTCCTCGAATCTGAAAAACGGTGATTTGCTATTTGTAACAGCAAAAGAAGACGGACTTTCCGGAGCGATCAATAATGTTACCCAAAAGCAAAAAAATGCCTCATTTGATCATATCGGAATTTTACAAAAAGAAGGAAAAAATACTTTTGTGCTTCACGCGGCCCCAAAGAATGGCTCTCAAAAACAAAATCTCGAAGAATTTTTAAAAGATCAGGCAAATGACGGACAAAAAGTTATTGTCTACAGGCTAAAGCCCGAATTCCGAAATGTGATTCCTAATGCGATTGAAAAAGCAAATTCAATGTTGGGGAAACCTTACAATTTCAATTATATCTTAGACGAAAATTCATATTACTGTTCAGATTTTATTGAAAGAGCATTGAGGAAAGATCATATTTTCAAATTAGAACCCATGACTTTTATTGATCCTAAAACTGGTGAAACTAACACATTTTGGGAAGAATTTTATTCCAGAAAAAAACTCAAAGTCCCGGAAGGCGAGCTAGGGTGTAATCCAAACGGACTTGCCGCTTCAGACAAAATAGAAAGAATTAGAGAGCTTTAA
- a CDS encoding DUF1801 domain-containing protein, whose protein sequence is MQIPASTVEDYISQIPEERKVVFKQLFDIINQNLPAGFENGLSSGMIGWNVPLEKYPAGYHCTPGSPLPFLALVSQKNFIALYHMGIYAKPELLDWFVEEFPKHSKRKLDMGKSCIRFKKMDEIPFELIAELSKKMTVDEWINIYESNFKK, encoded by the coding sequence ATGCAAATTCCTGCGTCAACTGTAGAAGATTATATCTCTCAAATTCCTGAAGAAAGAAAGGTTGTTTTTAAACAGCTTTTTGATATCATCAATCAAAATTTACCGGCAGGTTTTGAAAACGGCCTCAGCAGCGGAATGATCGGCTGGAACGTTCCTTTGGAAAAATATCCGGCAGGTTATCACTGTACACCGGGCTCACCATTACCTTTTTTGGCTCTGGTTTCACAGAAAAATTTTATTGCACTATATCATATGGGAATTTATGCAAAACCTGAGCTCTTAGACTGGTTCGTAGAAGAATTTCCTAAACATTCTAAAAGAAAACTGGATATGGGAAAATCTTGTATCCGTTTTAAAAAGATGGATGAAATTCCTTTTGAATTAATCGCCGAACTGAGCAAAAAAATGACCGTTGATGAATGGATTAATATTTATGAAAGCAATTTTAAAAAATAA
- a CDS encoding T9SS type A sorting domain-containing protein, which produces MKTNRFFGIASLAFLLASSGLSAQYYYPVSVSGFTQDVIANGVGNANTSTTTSVDAVDFAYVAKDFQSTATSPVLSYGLPVTGQFMTVNTSTPGLTFQLAPYSGSNAIKLSVANDVGTLTFATPTAAYNLYFLATGGSGDAVVGATVNFSDGTSQAFTNLAVSDWYDKPNFAIQGIGRINIVSNVLEDGAGINPRIYQIPLAITAANQTKTVQSVAFTKTSGSGFVNIFGVSADKYTTCLAPTASVVSAITASSATLSWTAPATAPSSYDVYYTSSTVAPAAATTPSFTGVTGTIISMSGLSALTKYHVWIRSNCSGNVGQWAYATTFKSACGAVTSLSENFDSYATGTTFPDCWARFVTTGTLSISSTTPASGNRNVYQTSSTTQVPTTAVLPEFSNISAGTHWLKLKARVNTATGTLNVGYVTNPTDPSTFVLIQALSIANTNYTSTNPEYTVIVPSSVPANARLAIRNTADGKGYYWDDVVWEAVPSCFPPTALTTSAITATSATLSWTAPTAVPASGYEYAFTTTNVAPTGSGTSVSGTTATIALPSPSTTYYLWVRSKCTATSASVWMSATVATKAINDECSAPVAITPGATFGTNPVIATTVGATTTSDTTATHSCQNTGYNETWYSVIVPASGSLTIETQSATGSSVTDTVLGVYTGSCGSLTQVGCDDDGSTDGLFSLVTLTGQTPGATLLISAWNYSSSTNGQFRISAYDATLATAETSAVKKEVKVYPNPFKDVIYISETKDIKSVTVYDVAGRIVKQLNDASKEINLSEVKEGLYMIKVSFKDGTESVTKAIKK; this is translated from the coding sequence ATGAAAACAAATCGATTTTTTGGAATTGCCAGTTTGGCCTTTCTGTTAGCTTCCTCAGGCTTATCGGCTCAGTACTATTATCCGGTATCGGTATCTGGTTTTACGCAAGATGTAATTGCAAACGGAGTTGGTAATGCCAATACCAGTACAACTACTTCGGTTGATGCTGTTGACTTTGCTTATGTAGCTAAAGATTTTCAGTCTACTGCTACAAGTCCCGTACTTTCATACGGTCTTCCTGTAACTGGTCAGTTTATGACAGTTAATACATCTACACCAGGTCTTACTTTCCAGTTAGCTCCTTACAGCGGCAGTAATGCAATAAAGCTGAGTGTAGCAAATGATGTCGGAACATTAACTTTTGCTACTCCTACTGCGGCTTACAATCTTTATTTTTTAGCAACCGGAGGTAGTGGTGATGCAGTTGTAGGAGCAACAGTGAATTTCTCAGACGGAACATCACAGGCATTTACAAATTTAGCGGTGAGCGACTGGTACGATAAACCCAATTTTGCAATACAAGGCATTGGCAGAATTAATATTGTTAGTAACGTATTAGAAGATGGGGCAGGTATTAATCCAAGGATTTATCAGATTCCATTAGCAATAACAGCAGCTAATCAAACTAAAACTGTACAAAGTGTTGCCTTTACCAAAACTTCAGGTTCCGGATTTGTAAATATTTTTGGTGTTTCTGCAGATAAATATACTACATGTTTGGCTCCGACTGCTTCTGTAGTTTCTGCTATTACAGCTTCTTCAGCAACACTAAGCTGGACTGCGCCCGCAACTGCACCAAGCAGCTATGATGTGTACTATACCTCTTCTACGGTTGCTCCGGCTGCAGCAACAACACCTTCGTTTACAGGGGTTACAGGAACAATAATTTCTATGAGTGGATTATCTGCTTTAACGAAATATCATGTTTGGATAAGATCAAACTGCTCAGGAAATGTAGGACAATGGGCTTACGCTACAACTTTCAAATCAGCTTGCGGTGCGGTGACGTCATTATCTGAAAATTTTGATTCTTATGCTACAGGAACTACTTTTCCTGATTGTTGGGCTAGATTTGTTACTACAGGTACCTTATCAATCAGCAGTACTACTCCAGCATCTGGAAATAGAAATGTCTACCAGACGAGTTCAACAACACAAGTTCCAACAACTGCAGTTTTGCCAGAATTTAGTAATATCAGTGCCGGTACTCATTGGCTGAAATTAAAAGCGAGAGTCAATACTGCGACCGGAACATTAAATGTTGGATATGTTACTAATCCTACAGATCCAAGCACTTTTGTCTTAATACAGGCTTTAAGTATTGCCAATACAAACTATACGAGTACTAACCCTGAATATACTGTCATTGTACCGTCTTCCGTTCCTGCAAATGCAAGATTGGCAATTCGTAATACTGCTGATGGTAAAGGTTATTACTGGGATGATGTGGTTTGGGAAGCTGTTCCTTCTTGTTTTCCACCTACAGCACTTACAACTTCTGCTATTACAGCAACTTCTGCTACATTAAGCTGGACGGCACCTACTGCTGTTCCTGCATCTGGATATGAGTATGCTTTTACAACTACGAATGTTGCACCTACAGGAAGTGGAACATCTGTTTCAGGAACCACGGCTACGATAGCTTTACCTTCTCCTTCCACAACCTATTATTTATGGGTAAGATCAAAATGTACTGCCACCAGTGCGAGCGTTTGGATGAGTGCCACAGTTGCTACCAAAGCTATAAATGATGAGTGTTCTGCACCTGTTGCTATTACTCCCGGAGCAACGTTTGGAACAAATCCTGTGATCGCGACAACTGTAGGAGCAACTACTACATCAGATACAACTGCTACTCATAGCTGTCAAAATACAGGCTACAATGAAACTTGGTATTCTGTAATAGTTCCTGCAAGCGGAAGCCTTACTATAGAGACGCAATCTGCAACTGGGTCATCAGTTACAGATACTGTTTTAGGAGTTTATACAGGATCTTGTGGTAGTTTAACGCAGGTTGGCTGTGATGACGACGGCTCAACAGATGGACTCTTCTCTCTTGTCACTTTAACAGGCCAAACTCCTGGAGCTACTTTGCTGATTAGTGCTTGGAATTACTCAAGTTCTACAAACGGACAGTTTAGAATTTCTGCTTATGATGCAACTTTAGCGACTGCGGAAACTTCTGCGGTTAAAAAAGAGGTCAAAGTTTATCCAAACCCATTCAAAGACGTAATCTATATTTCTGAAACGAAAGATATCAAATCAGTAACAGTTTACGATGTTGCCGGTCGTATCGTAAAACAATTAAATGATGCTTCGAAAGAAATCAATTTATCTGAAGTGAAAGAAGGATTGTATATGATTAAAGTAAGCTTTAAGGACGGAACAGAATCTGTTACAAAAGCAATCAAGAAATAA